A window of the Desulforapulum autotrophicum HRM2 genome harbors these coding sequences:
- a CDS encoding YchJ family protein: MKPCPCCSTLPYSQCCEPIIRGTVSATTAEQVMRSRYTAYAQGEIGYLKETTHPDGMADFDEQATRSWSENSLWKGLEILTTEAGGPEDTQGSVEFIARFTQKDVEHKHHELAIFKRENDRWLFLDGNPVKPKPMKNSAPKIGRNDPCPCNSGKKYKKCCGK; the protein is encoded by the coding sequence ATGAAACCATGTCCATGTTGCTCAACATTACCCTACAGCCAGTGCTGTGAACCCATCATCCGCGGAACCGTCTCAGCCACCACTGCCGAACAGGTCATGCGGTCAAGATATACAGCCTATGCACAAGGGGAAATTGGCTATCTCAAGGAAACGACCCACCCGGACGGTATGGCCGATTTTGACGAACAGGCAACCCGCTCCTGGTCTGAGAATTCACTATGGAAGGGTCTTGAGATCCTTACGACCGAGGCAGGCGGCCCAGAAGACACCCAGGGCAGTGTGGAATTCATTGCCCGTTTTACACAAAAGGACGTCGAGCACAAGCACCATGAACTGGCAATCTTTAAACGCGAGAACGACCGCTGGCTATTTCTGGACGGCAATCCGGTAAAGCCGAAACCCATGAAAAACAGCGCTCCCAAGATTGGTAGAAACGACCCCTGTCCGTGCAACAGCGGGAAAAAGTATAAAAAATGCTGTGGAAAATAA
- a CDS encoding NAD(P)H-hydrate dehydratase — protein MYLVTAKQMQAMDKETIEGFGIPGRVLMENAGRGAFAFLQELFPDLGSKKVCVLAGPGNNGGDGFVVARYLVQMGVKTEVFLFAPPKKITGDALANLTLLKTLVKVSSHGSLTEILDMEGVDSIRTEMAQADIMVDALLGTGLNSDVRGLFKTVIERVNALPCKVLSIDIPSGLNADTGTARGTAIQAHATATFAFAKAGHFLFPGKALTGKLRIVDIGIPPFICNGIAPGLKVVAHREVAQLFPKREHDTHKGNFGHLLVIAGSTGKTGAAALTANAAMAMGAGLVTLGIAETLNPVMEIKVTEPMTFPLEESTPGHLSDHCFEVLTGLARQKNAMALGPGLGTDPATQRLVKKIIQELALPMVVDADGLNAIADDPGILKKARAPLILTPHPGEMARLCKTTTKQIQANRLEAAADFATTFKLIVVLKGASTLIALPDGRTRLCPTGNPGMASAGMGDVLTGMIAALLAQGFSPGNAAVAGVYLHGLAGDILARQYKGAGFVASDLIHTIPAAVNGEGPWN, from the coding sequence ATGTACCTTGTTACCGCAAAACAAATGCAGGCCATGGACAAAGAAACCATTGAGGGCTTTGGCATTCCCGGGCGGGTTCTCATGGAGAATGCCGGACGGGGGGCCTTTGCCTTTTTACAGGAGCTCTTTCCAGACCTAGGTTCAAAAAAAGTATGCGTGCTTGCAGGCCCTGGCAACAACGGGGGCGACGGTTTTGTGGTGGCAAGATATCTTGTCCAGATGGGGGTAAAAACCGAGGTCTTTCTTTTTGCCCCTCCAAAAAAAATAACAGGGGATGCCCTGGCAAACTTAACCCTCCTGAAGACCCTGGTCAAGGTAAGCTCCCATGGCTCATTAACCGAGATCCTGGATATGGAAGGCGTTGACAGCATCAGGACAGAGATGGCCCAGGCCGACATTATGGTTGATGCCCTCCTTGGAACGGGCCTGAACTCGGATGTCAGGGGATTGTTCAAAACCGTCATTGAAAGGGTCAACGCCCTTCCCTGTAAGGTTTTGAGTATTGACATCCCATCGGGTCTTAACGCCGACACCGGCACGGCCCGCGGCACAGCAATCCAGGCCCATGCCACTGCAACCTTTGCATTTGCCAAGGCAGGCCATTTCCTTTTTCCAGGCAAGGCACTTACCGGCAAACTCAGGATCGTCGATATCGGGATCCCCCCGTTTATCTGCAATGGCATCGCTCCTGGGTTGAAGGTTGTGGCACACCGGGAGGTTGCGCAACTCTTTCCCAAAAGGGAACACGACACCCACAAGGGTAATTTCGGCCATCTGCTTGTAATTGCCGGTTCAACCGGCAAAACAGGAGCCGCGGCCCTTACGGCCAACGCGGCCATGGCCATGGGTGCCGGCCTTGTCACCCTGGGGATTGCTGAGACCCTCAACCCCGTCATGGAAATAAAGGTGACGGAACCCATGACCTTTCCCCTGGAAGAGAGTACGCCGGGTCACCTGTCCGACCATTGCTTTGAGGTCCTCACAGGTCTTGCACGGCAAAAAAACGCCATGGCCCTGGGACCCGGCTTGGGAACCGATCCTGCCACCCAGCGCCTGGTCAAAAAAATCATACAGGAACTGGCCCTTCCCATGGTGGTTGATGCCGATGGCCTCAACGCCATTGCAGACGACCCCGGAATTCTTAAAAAGGCCCGGGCACCGCTTATCCTGACCCCCCACCCCGGAGAGATGGCAAGACTATGTAAAACTACCACAAAACAGATCCAGGCCAACCGGCTTGAAGCGGCAGCCGATTTTGCCACAACCTTTAAGCTTATTGTTGTTCTCAAGGGAGCATCAACCCTGATAGCCCTTCCCGACGGTCGAACCCGCCTGTGTCCCACCGGGAATCCCGGCATGGCATCGGCCGGCATGGGCGATGTTCTCACCGGTATGATCGCAGCCCTCCTGGCCCAGGGGTTTAGCCCTGGGAATGCCGCCGTGGCAGGTGTTTATCTCCATGGCCTTGCCGGAGACATCCTTGCCCGTCAGTATAAGGGTGCCGGGTTTGTAGCGTCTGATCTGATACACACCATTCCAGCGGCCGTTAATGGTGAGGGCCCATGGAACTGA
- the tsaE gene encoding tRNA (adenosine(37)-N6)-threonylcarbamoyltransferase complex ATPase subunit type 1 TsaE, translated as MELTIISRSGRQTLGLGEKLGRLLDRGITISLTGGLGAGKTTFVKGLAKGLEVPASFYVTSPTYTIMNEYPGRLDLCHMDLYRLGSSDELDYIGFYEMITLDRVTVIEWPQIIEQGTINFDLAITISTDKAFNREISFFASGLDASKMLSKLFI; from the coding sequence ATGGAACTGACCATTATCTCCCGTTCGGGCAGACAAACCCTTGGGCTGGGTGAGAAATTAGGCAGACTACTGGATCGTGGCATCACCATCTCACTTACCGGGGGGCTCGGTGCAGGCAAGACCACCTTTGTAAAGGGTCTTGCAAAGGGCCTTGAAGTGCCTGCCTCATTTTACGTTACAAGCCCCACCTATACGATCATGAACGAATACCCCGGACGGCTTGATCTGTGCCACATGGATCTCTATCGCCTTGGTTCAAGCGACGAGTTGGACTATATCGGTTTTTATGAAATGATAACTCTGGATCGGGTGACTGTCATTGAATGGCCACAAATCATCGAACAGGGAACCATCAATTTTGACCTTGCCATCACTATTTCAACGGACAAGGCATTCAACCGGGAAATATCTTTCTTTGCCTCTGGACTTGACGCATCAAAGATGCTAAGCAAACTATTTATTTAA
- a CDS encoding aspartate kinase: MALKVQKFGGTSVADIERIRNVAQRVARAYDKGDQLVVVLSAMSGMTDKLIALAEEASEIPDKRELDVLLATGEQTTAALLAMMLKSMGYKSKSLLGFQAGIKTDKSAGRARILDIEAKRIKALLDNGHIVVVAGFQGSDTNGDITTLGRGGSDTSAVAIASALKADVCEIYTDVDGVYTTDPRICAKARKINIISYEEMLEMAVLGAKVLQIRSVEFAKKYNVPVHVRSSFSEEEGTMVVNESSDMESVVVSGITCDMNETRITLKKVPDQPGISAKIFSPLAEAEIMVDMIIQNTRSGGETDVTFTVPTVDFKRAKEISEQVGNKIGAKEVLTAEDIAKVSVIGLGMKSHSGVAATMFSALAAENINIRLIATSEIRISCVIKAKYAELAVRVLHTAFGLDNPTQS; encoded by the coding sequence ATGGCATTGAAAGTGCAAAAATTCGGGGGTACTTCGGTTGCCGATATCGAACGAATACGAAACGTTGCCCAACGGGTAGCAAGGGCATATGACAAAGGAGATCAGCTTGTAGTGGTGCTCTCAGCCATGTCCGGAATGACAGACAAACTCATCGCCCTGGCTGAAGAGGCGTCAGAGATTCCAGACAAACGAGAGCTTGACGTACTGCTGGCCACTGGCGAGCAGACAACGGCTGCCCTGCTTGCCATGATGCTCAAATCCATGGGCTACAAGTCAAAATCCCTGCTTGGCTTCCAGGCCGGAATAAAGACAGACAAAAGTGCAGGCAGGGCAAGGATTCTTGATATAGAGGCCAAACGAATCAAGGCCCTTCTGGACAATGGGCATATCGTTGTGGTTGCAGGATTCCAGGGAAGCGACACAAACGGTGACATCACCACCCTTGGCCGGGGAGGATCAGACACCTCGGCCGTGGCCATTGCCTCGGCCCTGAAGGCCGATGTGTGTGAGATATACACGGATGTGGACGGGGTCTACACAACCGACCCAAGAATCTGCGCCAAGGCCAGAAAAATAAACATAATCAGTTATGAAGAGATGCTTGAAATGGCAGTGCTTGGCGCCAAGGTTCTCCAGATCCGCTCTGTTGAATTTGCAAAGAAGTATAATGTGCCCGTCCATGTCAGATCATCATTCAGCGAAGAGGAGGGAACCATGGTTGTCAATGAAAGCAGTGACATGGAAAGCGTTGTTGTCTCAGGCATCACCTGTGACATGAACGAAACAAGAATCACCCTTAAAAAAGTACCAGACCAGCCGGGAATTTCGGCCAAAATTTTCTCCCCCCTTGCCGAGGCTGAGATCATGGTGGACATGATCATCCAGAACACCCGGTCGGGCGGTGAGACCGACGTAACCTTTACCGTGCCCACGGTTGATTTTAAGCGGGCAAAGGAAATCTCTGAACAAGTGGGCAACAAAATTGGCGCAAAGGAGGTCCTCACGGCAGAGGATATTGCCAAGGTGTCGGTGATCGGCCTTGGAATGAAAAGCCATTCAGGCGTTGCCGCCACCATGTTTTCAGCCCTTGCCGCGGAAAATATCAACATCCGACTGATTGCCACCTCTGAGATACGCATCTCCTGCGTGATCAAGGCAAAATATGCAGAGCTTGCCGTACGAGTCCTTCACACGGCATTCGGCCTTGACAATCCAACTCAGTCATAA
- the pyrF gene encoding orotidine-5'-phosphate decarboxylase, protein MKKGNSRIIFPLDVDSAAEAEDLVRMLDQKVGMFKIGLELFIDQGPAMVRRVRALSDAGIFLDLKLHDISATVKKAMESAVKTGADLVTVHASSSQKMLEMAVQGGQGKTRVLGVTLLTDNDASVVEACGFRQEYVTRTEQLVLKRAGFAHGAGCAGVVCSGLEAAAVKKVFGRDFLIVTPGIRPAWGSVENDDQERITTPAMAIGQGADFIVVGRPIRTAVDPCAAADAIAGEVEAALADRYD, encoded by the coding sequence ATGAAAAAAGGAAACAGTCGCATCATCTTTCCCCTTGATGTGGATTCGGCAGCCGAGGCTGAAGATTTAGTGAGAATGCTGGATCAAAAGGTGGGCATGTTTAAGATCGGCCTTGAGCTTTTTATCGACCAGGGGCCCGCCATGGTCAGGAGGGTAAGGGCATTGAGCGATGCCGGAATTTTTCTTGACCTGAAGCTTCATGATATATCTGCAACCGTCAAAAAAGCCATGGAAAGTGCGGTAAAGACAGGGGCGGACCTTGTTACTGTCCATGCCTCATCCTCACAAAAAATGCTTGAGATGGCCGTTCAGGGCGGTCAGGGAAAGACCCGGGTGCTGGGCGTTACCCTGCTGACGGACAATGATGCTTCAGTGGTAGAGGCCTGTGGGTTCAGGCAGGAGTATGTCACCCGGACAGAGCAGCTGGTCCTCAAACGGGCCGGATTTGCCCATGGTGCAGGATGTGCCGGGGTGGTCTGCTCCGGTCTTGAGGCGGCAGCAGTAAAGAAGGTTTTTGGCAGGGATTTTCTCATTGTTACACCGGGTATACGGCCTGCCTGGGGATCGGTTGAAAATGATGACCAGGAACGAATCACGACCCCTGCCATGGCCATCGGGCAGGGGGCGGATTTCATTGTGGTGGGAAGGCCCATCCGAACAGCGGTTGATCCCTGTGCCGCAGCGGATGCCATAGCAGGGGAGGTTGAAGCGGCCCTTGCAGACCGTTATGACTGA
- a CDS encoding HDOD domain-containing protein, producing the protein MVWLRREHIPAGSFRVEKKGQILLQAFLGTCVGVALYDKVTKIGGLIHILLPEPPSTMPPEYPEKYASTGLPLLLEELFALGVDPCNLTATIAGGALVAPLSELDIHLDIGGRSTDIAIDILNRSGIKIVKSETGGFFTCTLELNMATGQFAIKPVALETPVNEHTVSLPPLSEQDITKTIKNLKPIPQTALKILRMIQDDHHNMKEITRELGKDQVLGARVLKITNSAMFFGRIKIESIQDAVLLLGESLLLKMIITAVLKDYFNQVGDSGYSLCRGGLFFHAVGCAMVAEKIAELTGREPPNTAYTAGLLHDIGKVVLDQQIAAVYPLFFRGIHHDGTSAVILEQKILGTTHCITGALLARQWNFSPALIEAISFHHTPEQATDHRNLVGIVHLSDLLMSRFNVGLELERMEPTSLLPTIDHLGLTLSDLPGIIDSIFPASFDKKGQLSFKTRTLT; encoded by the coding sequence ATGGTGTGGTTGAGAAGAGAACATATTCCAGCGGGAAGCTTCCGGGTAGAAAAAAAAGGACAGATACTGCTCCAGGCATTCCTTGGTACCTGTGTGGGCGTTGCCCTTTACGACAAGGTTACAAAAATCGGGGGACTGATCCATATCCTCCTTCCGGAACCGCCTTCAACCATGCCACCGGAATATCCGGAAAAATACGCTTCAACCGGCCTTCCCCTTCTTTTAGAGGAACTCTTTGCCCTGGGTGTTGACCCCTGCAATCTCACTGCCACCATTGCAGGCGGTGCCCTTGTGGCCCCCCTGAGTGAGCTTGACATCCACCTTGATATCGGTGGAAGATCCACGGATATCGCCATTGACATCCTTAACCGGTCTGGAATTAAAATCGTTAAATCCGAGACCGGAGGTTTCTTCACCTGCACCCTTGAGCTTAACATGGCAACAGGGCAATTTGCCATTAAACCCGTAGCCCTGGAGACCCCAGTCAATGAACATACCGTCAGCCTGCCCCCTCTCTCGGAGCAGGATATCACCAAAACCATAAAAAATTTAAAACCCATTCCCCAGACGGCACTCAAAATTCTCAGGATGATCCAGGACGATCATCATAACATGAAGGAGATCACCCGGGAACTGGGTAAGGACCAGGTACTGGGCGCACGGGTTCTCAAGATCACAAACTCGGCCATGTTTTTCGGCAGGATTAAGATAGAAAGCATCCAGGATGCCGTACTTCTGCTCGGTGAGTCCCTGCTCCTCAAAATGATCATAACGGCGGTTCTCAAGGATTATTTCAACCAGGTCGGAGACTCGGGCTACTCCCTTTGCCGGGGAGGCCTTTTCTTCCACGCCGTGGGCTGTGCAATGGTGGCGGAAAAAATAGCTGAACTAACGGGGCGGGAACCCCCAAATACCGCTTACACGGCAGGCCTGCTCCACGATATCGGCAAAGTGGTACTCGACCAGCAGATAGCAGCGGTGTATCCGCTCTTTTTCAGGGGAATCCACCACGACGGTACAAGCGCCGTTATTCTTGAACAAAAGATCCTTGGGACCACCCACTGCATAACCGGTGCCCTTTTGGCCAGACAATGGAACTTCTCTCCAGCCCTGATTGAGGCCATCAGCTTCCACCACACGCCGGAACAGGCAACAGACCACAGGAATCTTGTCGGGATTGTCCATCTATCCGACCTGCTGATGTCAAGGTTCAACGTAGGACTTGAGCTTGAGAGAATGGAACCAACCAGCCTTTTACCCACCATTGACCACCTGGGACTAACCCTTTCAGACCTTCCAGGCATCATCGATTCAATTTTCCCGGCTTCCTTTGACAAAAAGGGTCAGCTATCATTCAAAACAAGGACCCTAACATGA
- the selA gene encoding L-seryl-tRNA(Sec) selenium transferase, translating into MTYASKQDLLRQLPGVDALLELAGTVHATHKIPQKVLKSAIRATLESLRNSTLKGDNPSLAPQDCLATAIAIATRTLKPKLVSTINATGVVLHTNLGRALLCDAALKNITTIASGYSNLEFNITTGKRGIRYSVVEALLCELTGAEAAMAVNNNAGAVLLCLDTLANAKEVIVSRGELVEIGGSFRIPDVMAKSGGILREVGTTNRTHMKDYETAITDNTGLLLKVHTSNYRIEGFTKSVSISELVALGKTKGIKVMEDLGSGSLIDFSKYGLTREPTVPDAVAAGVDIVTFSGDKLLGGPQAGIILGTRSAIEQIRSNPLTRALRIDKLTLAALESTLALYRDEALAVEKIPTLRMLALSFDKTKELATPILEQLKERLNETAIVAFADLSSRTGGGAFPELALPSRCIAVTPLTLSADQLQKRMRMATPAIIGRIDNDRFIIDPRTLQPGDAQTIINTLCVILTESCK; encoded by the coding sequence ATGACATATGCCAGCAAACAGGATCTTCTTCGGCAACTACCAGGGGTTGACGCCCTTCTGGAACTTGCAGGAACCGTCCACGCAACCCATAAAATCCCGCAAAAAGTTCTCAAATCAGCCATACGTGCGACACTGGAGAGCCTGAGAAACAGCACCCTCAAGGGTGATAATCCGTCCCTTGCACCCCAGGATTGCCTTGCCACGGCCATTGCTATCGCAACCCGAACCCTGAAACCCAAGCTTGTCTCCACCATCAATGCAACCGGCGTCGTCCTCCACACCAACCTTGGCAGGGCACTTCTGTGTGATGCGGCCCTTAAGAATATAACAACCATTGCATCGGGTTATTCAAACCTTGAATTCAACATTACCACAGGCAAGCGGGGCATCCGCTATTCGGTTGTGGAAGCGCTTCTGTGCGAACTGACCGGGGCCGAGGCTGCCATGGCCGTAAACAACAATGCAGGTGCTGTGCTTCTCTGCCTTGACACCCTTGCCAACGCAAAGGAGGTCATTGTCTCAAGGGGAGAACTGGTCGAAATTGGCGGATCGTTTAGAATCCCCGATGTCATGGCCAAAAGCGGCGGCATTTTACGTGAGGTCGGAACCACCAACAGAACCCATATGAAGGACTATGAAACGGCAATCACAGACAATACAGGACTGCTGCTTAAGGTCCACACGAGCAATTACAGGATAGAGGGATTTACCAAAAGCGTCTCCATTTCCGAGCTTGTTGCCCTGGGGAAAACGAAGGGAATCAAGGTCATGGAAGACCTTGGATCAGGCTCCTTGATCGACTTTTCAAAATATGGGCTTACCAGGGAACCAACGGTTCCCGATGCCGTGGCCGCAGGTGTGGACATTGTCACCTTTAGCGGAGACAAGCTCCTGGGCGGCCCCCAGGCAGGCATCATCCTCGGAACCCGATCGGCCATTGAACAGATCCGGTCCAACCCCCTGACAAGGGCACTTCGCATTGATAAACTCACCCTGGCAGCCCTTGAGTCAACCCTGGCGCTTTACAGGGATGAAGCCCTGGCCGTTGAAAAAATCCCCACACTGAGAATGCTTGCCCTGAGCTTTGATAAAACCAAAGAACTTGCAACGCCCATTCTGGAACAGCTGAAAGAACGCCTGAACGAAACTGCAATTGTGGCGTTTGCAGACCTTTCCTCAAGAACAGGAGGGGGTGCCTTTCCTGAACTTGCCCTTCCAAGCCGGTGCATTGCAGTAACCCCCCTTACCCTGTCGGCAGACCAACTGCAAAAGCGAATGCGCATGGCCACACCCGCCATCATCGGCAGAATTGACAATGACAGATTCATCATTGATCCGAGAACCCTGCAACCAGGTGATGCGCAAACCATCATTAATACCCTTTGCGTTATCCTGACAGAGAGCTGTAAATGA
- a CDS encoding tetratricopeptide repeat protein: protein MIKKTPSMKTETAYLSKEINFLKFDSEPEKKADFQPNEYLSDRIIFRKSWMQGFTDRLEKAEIPEHGFVCVVVNQAPCTDSCCITPLLDAAVKPAQGLWERIDDHFMVIVLWNTADLERLFDTIKTALASEAGIDPIAGIAVYPFMDFSRKETFHNAVKAVDHAAFLGPGNKVCFGDISLNISGDRLYELGFMDKAAEEYKKGLDVNPDNTNLLNSLGVCHGMNNNPGLAKKIFASALEKDPNEVMIVYNMGLACNILGLTKEAVAYLEEASRLDNSIFEVELTAGSLLLKTGRRDEALVHLSQAKQINPTAGLPYRRLGEYFLGTQKVDRAIAEFKQAVKLNPKDAVSLSGLAHAFYLKKTNLKIAITLARESILIDPATPLYRSRLGNLYLKTGRKDLAKAVFDPTEEEFKTDTSRPLDKQDKRSA from the coding sequence ATGATAAAAAAAACACCCTCCATGAAGACTGAAACGGCCTACCTGTCCAAGGAGATCAATTTTCTAAAGTTTGATTCAGAACCCGAAAAAAAGGCGGATTTTCAGCCAAACGAGTATCTGTCAGACAGAATTATATTCCGGAAATCTTGGATGCAAGGATTTACAGACAGGCTTGAAAAGGCCGAAATTCCAGAACACGGATTCGTCTGCGTTGTGGTCAATCAAGCCCCTTGCACGGATAGCTGTTGCATCACACCCCTTCTTGATGCAGCCGTTAAACCAGCCCAGGGGCTGTGGGAAAGGATTGACGACCATTTTATGGTCATTGTGCTGTGGAACACGGCCGACCTTGAGCGACTTTTTGACACCATCAAAACAGCACTGGCGTCAGAGGCCGGCATTGACCCCATTGCCGGAATTGCTGTTTACCCGTTCATGGATTTCTCAAGGAAAGAGACCTTTCACAATGCCGTAAAAGCCGTGGACCACGCAGCCTTCCTGGGGCCCGGCAACAAGGTCTGCTTTGGTGATATATCCCTCAACATCAGCGGAGACAGACTATACGAACTAGGGTTCATGGACAAGGCAGCAGAGGAGTACAAAAAAGGGCTTGACGTCAACCCGGATAACACCAACCTCCTGAACAGTCTCGGGGTCTGCCACGGCATGAACAATAATCCCGGGCTGGCAAAAAAAATATTTGCATCAGCCCTTGAAAAAGATCCCAACGAGGTCATGATTGTATACAACATGGGGCTTGCCTGCAACATCCTTGGGCTGACCAAAGAGGCAGTCGCTTACCTGGAAGAAGCCAGCCGGCTGGACAATTCCATCTTTGAGGTAGAACTGACGGCAGGAAGCCTGCTCCTGAAGACGGGAAGGCGCGATGAAGCCCTTGTACACCTGTCCCAAGCCAAACAAATCAATCCCACTGCAGGCCTTCCCTACCGCCGCCTTGGAGAGTACTTTCTTGGGACACAGAAAGTTGACAGGGCCATTGCTGAATTCAAACAGGCCGTCAAGTTAAACCCCAAGGATGCCGTCTCCCTATCTGGCCTTGCCCACGCCTTTTATCTTAAAAAAACGAACCTCAAAATCGCCATCACACTTGCAAGGGAGAGCATACTGATCGATCCTGCCACCCCCCTTTATCGTTCACGCCTTGGGAATCTCTATCTTAAAACAGGCAGGAAGGATCTGGCTAAGGCCGTGTTTGACCCAACAGAGGAAGAGTTCAAGACCGACACCTCCCGGCCCCTTGATAAACAGGACAAACGATCCGCCTGA
- a CDS encoding D-sedoheptulose-7-phosphate isomerase: protein MKKHILDTLEESLLVKKRFISTHTELIEQAIIALSDALERGNKLLVFGNGGSAADAQHIAAEFINRFQMERPPLAAIALTCDTSVITSIGNDYSFEDIFLKQLQALGRPGDVAMAITTSGNSPNVIKAVKAAKSMGVTVMGLSGPGGQLKELADFAFAVDATATARIQETHITLAHIICDLTERRLFNG, encoded by the coding sequence ATGAAAAAACACATACTTGACACACTTGAAGAGAGCCTGCTTGTAAAAAAACGGTTTATCTCAACCCACACAGAACTCATCGAACAGGCAATCATTGCCCTTTCCGATGCCCTTGAAAGAGGCAACAAGCTCCTTGTTTTCGGCAACGGGGGCTCTGCGGCCGATGCCCAGCACATTGCTGCAGAATTTATCAACCGGTTCCAGATGGAACGACCGCCCCTTGCAGCCATCGCCCTGACCTGTGACACCTCCGTCATAACCAGCATCGGCAATGACTACTCGTTTGAAGATATCTTCCTCAAGCAGCTCCAGGCCCTGGGGCGACCCGGGGATGTGGCCATGGCCATAACCACAAGCGGCAACTCACCCAACGTCATCAAGGCCGTCAAGGCGGCAAAGTCCATGGGTGTAACGGTCATGGGCCTGTCAGGCCCTGGGGGGCAGCTCAAAGAACTGGCTGATTTCGCCTTTGCCGTTGACGCAACCGCAACGGCAAGGATCCAGGAAACCCATATTACCCTTGCCCATATTATCTGCGACCTGACGGAAAGGAGGCTTTTCAATGGATAG
- a CDS encoding FmdB family zinc ribbon protein yields MPIYEYKCNNCNHCFETLVLGSDKPVCPSCKSPDLSRLISKCGFVTRSTGSSDDSSVSVSSSSACSGCTATNCSSCTSG; encoded by the coding sequence ATGCCCATATACGAATACAAGTGCAACAATTGCAATCACTGCTTTGAGACCCTGGTCCTTGGCAGCGACAAGCCCGTTTGCCCGTCGTGCAAGAGCCCTGATCTGTCACGGCTCATATCCAAATGCGGTTTTGTCACACGCTCCACCGGCTCGTCAGATGATTCTTCCGTGTCTGTTTCCTCCTCATCAGCATGCAGTGGATGTACTGCAACCAACTGCTCCTCATGCACCAGCGGATAG
- the hemC gene encoding hydroxymethylbilane synthase produces MKKTIKIGTRGSKLALWQANHVKDRIEDQFPETEVEIMTIKTTGDMIVDRPLSMVGGKGLFVKEIEKALLESTIDMAVHSMKDMPGELPPGLVIGAVPARENPFDVLISNNNLSLADLPKGARIGTSSLRRASQIKHARPDIETASIRGNLDTRLKKLAAGEFDATLLAAAGLIRLGMKTVITQYFDETIMIPAVGQGALCIESRQEDLDIAPVLAFLNHGETHTVVSGERAFLRRLDGSCHIPVACFGRLEDHRVILTGLVASEDGRTILKETVAGTPEDPQKAGIALAETLLSKGADKILENLNS; encoded by the coding sequence ATGAAAAAAACAATCAAAATTGGAACCCGTGGAAGCAAACTTGCCCTGTGGCAGGCTAACCATGTTAAGGACAGGATTGAGGATCAGTTTCCCGAGACTGAAGTCGAAATCATGACCATCAAAACAACCGGGGACATGATCGTTGACCGCCCCCTGTCCATGGTCGGAGGCAAGGGACTGTTTGTCAAGGAGATTGAAAAGGCGCTTCTTGAGTCAACGATCGACATGGCGGTCCACAGCATGAAAGACATGCCGGGTGAACTGCCGCCGGGTCTTGTCATTGGTGCCGTGCCTGCGAGGGAAAACCCCTTTGACGTGCTGATCTCCAACAACAATCTCTCCCTGGCAGACCTCCCTAAAGGGGCAAGGATCGGAACCAGCAGCCTCAGGCGGGCATCCCAGATCAAACATGCCAGGCCCGATATTGAGACCGCCTCCATACGGGGTAATCTTGATACAAGGCTTAAAAAACTTGCCGCAGGCGAGTTCGACGCCACCCTGCTTGCCGCAGCAGGACTGATCCGCCTTGGAATGAAAACAGTCATCACCCAGTACTTTGACGAGACCATCATGATCCCCGCCGTGGGCCAGGGAGCCCTGTGCATCGAGTCACGGCAGGAAGACCTGGACATCGCCCCAGTGCTCGCCTTTCTCAACCATGGGGAAACCCACACCGTTGTCTCAGGTGAACGCGCCTTTTTAAGACGCCTTGATGGAAGCTGCCACATTCCCGTTGCCTGTTTTGGAAGGCTTGAAGATCACCGGGTGATCCTCACGGGGCTGGTTGCTTCTGAAGACGGCAGGACCATACTCAAAGAGACGGTCGCAGGCACACCTGAAGACCCTCAAAAGGCGGGCATTGCCCTTGCCGAGACGCTCCTTTCAAAGGGTGCCGATAAAATTCTGGAGAATTTAAACAGCTGA